The Pseudomonas sp. MH9.2 genomic interval ATATGCTTTGCATGGGTGTCGATGGTAATCAGTTGGTCGAATCGTAGCGGCTCGCGCCCGTTGTCTAGTCGCTGTTTAGCTTCGGCATCCCAGAAGTCATCAAGTTCCTGATAGACCTTGGTAAAACGGCTGGCCAAGGGTGAATCCAGGATGATCGGTAGCTGAGGCCAATCGATGGGTAGGGAGCTGCCTGGATCTTGCTCGGATGCGGGGCTTTCAAACGCCACCCCCTCATTGGCGGTGTTTGGGTTCCGCAGCGCTTTGCGATGGAGAATATCTTCGATTTCGTAGAGCAATTCCTGAGTGCGCCCGATGCTGAATGCGGGAATCAGTACCGTGCCATGATCTGCCAAAGCCCTGTCAATGACCTCTTCCAGTCGCGACAGGCGTGTAGCCCGGTCTTCATGCAGGCGATCACCATAGGTGCTTTCCAGCACCAGTACGTCCGCGCGTTCTGGGGATTTTGGACGAGATAACAGTGGCGTGTGCGAGGCGCCCAGATCACCCGAGAAAACGATACGCTTATTGCGGCTTTCGACGGGGTAGTCGATATCGCATTCGACATAAGCCGAACCAAGAATATGCCCAGCACGCTGCAGACGAACTCTGCAAGAAAGCTCAGGGGTTTTTGCCAGGCTAAACCAGGTGTCGAAGGGCAGCGCAATGATCCTCGACTCGATTAGCTTGAGATAGCGCTCGACGTGTTGTTCGTCTCGCCCGTATTCGAGCTTGTAGGCGTCTTCCAGCACCAGCGGCAACAATTTAGCCGACGGCTCGCTGCAGAGAATCGGACCTTTAAAGCCAGCGGTCAGGAGATTAGGGATACGCCCGACATGGTCAGCGTGCACGTGCGTAACGATCAGGGCTTTGATGGTTTCGATGGAAAAGTCGATGGCCGATGAATCGGCCCCGACGATACCCTGCTTGCTGGTTTCCAATCCCTGAAATAAGCCGCAGTCGATCAGCAGGCTGCTTGTTGCATCCAGTTGCAGTTGATGGCAAGAGCCTGTGACACCCTCAATGGCGCCGTGGTGGATGATTTCCGGGTAAAGCATGAGAGTCCCTCTCGGTCTTGCTACATGAAAGACGATGTTCGCCCATAAAAAAACGGTCCAGCTTAGCCGGACCTTGGGCGTTGATCAGTCTTTAACGTTTTGCAAACCTTGTCCGTTGCTGCCTTGCAGGGTGCCATTCAATGCAGGTGCTAACGCCTGATGATGAACAACCGATAGGCGCCGTGCGCTGACGAAATGGCGGATCAATGCCAACAGTACACCCAGCATCGCGCCCATTATCAGGCCAAGAATGACAATCAATACCTTTTTAGGTTTGACGGGCCGTTGAGGCTCCAGAGCCTTACGGTCGATAGTGACCAATTTTAGGTTCTGCAGATCGATGTTCAAGTTACGCAGTCGTGCACCCTCTTCACGTAGAGGCTCGATGCCGGTCAAGAAAATGTCTTCGTTTTCACGCTTGCTCAGCACTTCAACCTGGCGGTTGTTCTGCAGCAGTAGCAGTTCCTTGGCGATCTCGGCAATTCGGTGTTCGGTGAAATCGTCAGATTTACGCTGCTGCAAGGCATTACGC includes:
- a CDS encoding MBL fold metallo-hydrolase — encoded protein: MLYPEIIHHGAIEGVTGSCHQLQLDATSSLLIDCGLFQGLETSKQGIVGADSSAIDFSIETIKALIVTHVHADHVGRIPNLLTAGFKGPILCSEPSAKLLPLVLEDAYKLEYGRDEQHVERYLKLIESRIIALPFDTWFSLAKTPELSCRVRLQRAGHILGSAYVECDIDYPVESRNKRIVFSGDLGASHTPLLSRPKSPERADVLVLESTYGDRLHEDRATRLSRLEEVIDRALADHGTVLIPAFSIGRTQELLYEIEDILHRKALRNPNTANEGVAFESPASEQDPGSSLPIDWPQLPIILDSPLASRFTKVYQELDDFWDAEAKQRLDNGREPLRFDQLITIDTHAKHMQTVNYLASSGRPAIVIAGSGMCSGGRIVNYLKAMLGDSRHNVLFVGYQAKGTPGAAIQSYGPKGGYVELEQERYTINAGVTSMAGYSAHADQQGLVAFVEGMPEWPSEIRLVHGDAHSKNVLCEVLYRKISLKEASSVVSIPVRVGLPVSV